Proteins from a single region of Anomaloglossus baeobatrachus isolate aAnoBae1 unplaced genomic scaffold, aAnoBae1.hap1 Scaffold_41, whole genome shotgun sequence:
- the LOC142277325 gene encoding uncharacterized protein LOC142277325 isoform X1, which yields MQNAADTMEKGEMDVRGDERSRDLSTDDGTRSSTQKAKGSESHKGEKPYSCSECEKCFAKKSNLITHERIHTGKKPYSCAECGKCFALKARLIRHEVIHTGVKPYSCSECGKCFARKSNLIRHGRIHTGVKPYSCAECGKCFALKAVLIRHEVIHTGVKPYSCAECEKCFADKLDLITHERIHTGVKPYSCAECEKCFARKSNHVKHLRIHTGVKPYSCSECEKCFARKSNLITHVRSHTGVKPYSCSECGKCFFQQSHLIRHERSHTGKNSYSCSECGKLFAWKSHLITHERIHTGVKS from the exons atgcagaacgctgcagacacaatggaaaaaggagaaatggatgtgcggggtgatgaacggagtagagacctttccacag ATGACGGTACCAGGAGTTCAACACAGAAAGCGAAGGGCAGTGAAAGTCacaaaggagagaagccatattcttgttcagaatgtgagaagtgttttgctaagaaatcaaatctcattacacatgagagaattcacacaggaaagaagccatattcatgtgcagaatgtggaaaatgttttgctctGAAAGCACGTCTTATTAGACATGAggtaattcacacaggagtgaagccatattcatgttccgaatgtgggaaatgttttgctcggaaatcaaatctcattagacatgggagaattcacacaggagtgaagccatattcatgtgcagaatgtggaaaatgttttgctctGAAAGCAGTTCTTATTAGACATGAggtaattcacacaggagtgaagccatattcatgtgcagaatgtgagaaatgttttgctgacaaattagatctcattacacatgagagaattcacacaggagtgaagccgtattcatgtgcagaatgtgagaaatgttttgctcggaaatcaaatcatgttaaacatttgagaattcacacaggagtgaagccatattcatgttcagaatgtgagaaatgttttgctcggaaatcaaatcttattacacatgtgagaagtcacacaggagtgaagccatattcatgttcagaatgtggcaaatgtttttttCAGCAATCACATCTCATTagacatgagagaagtcacacaggaaagaattcatattcatgttcagaatgtgggaaattgtTTGCTTggaaatcacatcttattacacatgagcgaattcacacaggagtgaagtcaTAG
- the LOC142277325 gene encoding uncharacterized protein LOC142277325 isoform X2, translating into MMPELFSGDDGTRSSTQKAKGSESHKGEKPYSCSECEKCFAKKSNLITHERIHTGKKPYSCAECGKCFALKARLIRHEVIHTGVKPYSCSECGKCFARKSNLIRHGRIHTGVKPYSCAECGKCFALKAVLIRHEVIHTGVKPYSCAECEKCFADKLDLITHERIHTGVKPYSCAECEKCFARKSNHVKHLRIHTGVKPYSCSECEKCFARKSNLITHVRSHTGVKPYSCSECGKCFFQQSHLIRHERSHTGKNSYSCSECGKLFAWKSHLITHERIHTGVKS; encoded by the exons ATGATGCCTGAGTTATTCAGTGGAG ATGACGGTACCAGGAGTTCAACACAGAAAGCGAAGGGCAGTGAAAGTCacaaaggagagaagccatattcttgttcagaatgtgagaagtgttttgctaagaaatcaaatctcattacacatgagagaattcacacaggaaagaagccatattcatgtgcagaatgtggaaaatgttttgctctGAAAGCACGTCTTATTAGACATGAggtaattcacacaggagtgaagccatattcatgttccgaatgtgggaaatgttttgctcggaaatcaaatctcattagacatgggagaattcacacaggagtgaagccatattcatgtgcagaatgtggaaaatgttttgctctGAAAGCAGTTCTTATTAGACATGAggtaattcacacaggagtgaagccatattcatgtgcagaatgtgagaaatgttttgctgacaaattagatctcattacacatgagagaattcacacaggagtgaagccgtattcatgtgcagaatgtgagaaatgttttgctcggaaatcaaatcatgttaaacatttgagaattcacacaggagtgaagccatattcatgttcagaatgtgagaaatgttttgctcggaaatcaaatcttattacacatgtgagaagtcacacaggagtgaagccatattcatgttcagaatgtggcaaatgtttttttCAGCAATCACATCTCATTagacatgagagaagtcacacaggaaagaattcatattcatgttcagaatgtgggaaattgtTTGCTTggaaatcacatcttattacacatgagcgaattcacacaggagtgaagtcaTAG